GGTCACATACGACAGGCACGCCCCCCACCATGGCTCTGGACTTGGGCCATCGCACCGAGGAATGTGGCACAGAGCCTGCCCCGAGCTTGCCGAGGGGCGCCCTCGCCTGTGAACTCCGCGCCCCGACCTGTCGGGGCACACACACCCGGGGGCGGGTGTGCCACATGAGGCGCACGCCGTGCGCCCCTACGGATGCAGCCTCCCGCGCTTGAACTTTCGCCTGCTGGGTGCTATTCTTGGCGCGGCCCGAGGATAGGGGAGAGTAGAGAGGAGACTGCAGGCGATTCGGGTGAGGGCGCAGCATGCCGCGCCCCTACATTGCGGTCACATACGACAGGCACGCCCCCCACCATGGCTCTGGACTTGGGCCATCGCACCGAGGAATGTGGCACAGAGCCTGCCCCGAGCTTGCCGAGGGGCGCCCTCGCCTGTGAACTCCGCGCCCCGACCAGTCGGGGCACACACACCCGGGGGCGGGTGTGCCACATGAGGCGCACGCCGTGCGCCCCTACGGATGCGGCCTCCCGCGCTTGAACTTTCACCTGCTGGGTGCTATTCTTGGCGCGGCCCGAGGATAGGGGAGAGTAGAGAGGAGACCGCAGGCGATTCGGGTGAGGGCGCAGCATGCTGCGCCCCTACATTCACCTTTCAACTTTCACCTGCTCTCGCCCCGATCAGTCTTGATCGGGGCGCGCCGGGGTGGCGGAACGGAAGACGCAGGGGACTTAAAATCCTCGGCCCGCAAGGGCATGCGGGTTCGACTCCCGCCCCCGGCACCACCGCCATGCCCGGCTGCGAGCAGCCCCATGGCCGACGTACGCCGACAGAGCGGCTCCACGCGAAATAGACGTTGACAGGGCACCGCAGGGTTCACTGCGCCATTTCTGACGCGATCCACGGACCGAAGCGTGCGAAGATGAAACTCAGCGACCTGGGCGAATTCGGCCTCATCGCGCGCCTGCGCGCCCGCTGGCCGCAGTCGCCGGCGGGCGTCGTGGTGGGTCCCGGCGACGACGCCGCCGCGGTGCAGCCCGACCAGGGCCGGCTGCTGCTATTCACCGTGGACGCGATGGTCGAGGACGTTCACTTCCGCCGGCGCTGGATGCCCCCGCGCGACCTGGGCTGGAAGGCGATGGCGCAGAGCCTCAGCGACATCGCCGCCATGGGCGGCCAGCCGACCCACGCCCTGGTGTGTCTGAGCCTGCCTGTCCCGAGTGCAGTCGAGGGGCCCGGCGACCTCGATGCGGGTTTCGTTGACGCTCTCTACGACGGCCTCGACGCCGCCGCCGCCGAGTACGGGGCGAGCGTGATCGGCGGCGACATCGTGGGCTCGACCGGCGGGGTCATGGTGTCGGTGTCGCTGCTGGGCGAGGTGGAAGAAGGGCTGCTGCTGCGCCGGTCGGGGGCGCGGCCGGGGGAGGTTTTGATGGTCACGGGCGCCCTCGGCGACGCCGCCGCGGGGCTGCGGTTGCTGGAGGCGGGGGAATCGCCGGCTGCCGGCGAGGAGAGCGCGGTCACCCGGCACCTGCGCCCCGCCCCGCGCGTGGACGAGGCGCGCATCCTGGCGCGCAGCGGCCAGGTGACCGCCGCCATAGACCTCAGCGACGGCCTGGCGGGCGACGCGGCGCACATCGCCGAGGAGAGCGGCGTCGGCGTGCGTCTGCATGGCGAGCGGCTGCCTGTCGGCGCGGCGTGCAAGCAGGTGGCGGCGAGGCTGAGGCTGAATCCGCTCCCGCTGGCCCTGCGCGGGGGCGAGGACTACGAGCTGCTGGTCGCCGTGCGCCCGCAGGCGGCGGAGGGCCTGGCGGAGCTGCTGCATCACGAGACGGGAACGGCGCTGACCGCGGTCGGCGAGGTGGTCGAGGCCGCGCGCGGCGTCGTGCTCATCGCCGCGGACGGAATCGAGGCTACGCTGGGCGGGGCGTTCGATCACTTCGGCGAACCATCCGACCGCTAGCCCGCAGACTGCGGGCAACCGGCGGCGGAGGCGGAGGGAACCTTGAGCTACCTGGTTGGCATTGACGTTGGCACCACCGGCGCGAAGGTGCTGCTGGTAGGAGCGGACGGCGGCATCGTCGCGCGCAGCACCCACGAGTACCCACTGCTGACGCCGCGGCCCGCGTGGGCGGAGCAGAACCCCGCGGACTGGTGGGAAGCGACCGCCGCGGGCATCCGCCAGGTGCTCAAGCAGAGCGGCATCCCGCCGCAGGAGATCGCGGGCATGGGCCTGTCCGGGCAGATGCACGGGTCGGTCTTCCTGGACGAGCGCAGCGAGGTCATCCGGCCGGCGATCCTGTGGTGCGACCAGCGCACCGCCGACCAGTGCCGCTGGATCACCGACCGCGCCGGCGAGAAAACCGTCGTCGAGGAGACCCTCAACCCCGTGCTCACCGGCTTCACCGCGCCCAAGATCGTGTGGCTGCGCCAGAACGAGCCGGAAGCCTACGCCCGCGTGCGCAAGCTCCTGCTGCCCAAGGATTACATTCGCTTCCTGCTGACCGG
The sequence above is drawn from the Armatimonadota bacterium genome and encodes:
- the thiL gene encoding thiamine-phosphate kinase, which encodes MKLSDLGEFGLIARLRARWPQSPAGVVVGPGDDAAAVQPDQGRLLLFTVDAMVEDVHFRRRWMPPRDLGWKAMAQSLSDIAAMGGQPTHALVCLSLPVPSAVEGPGDLDAGFVDALYDGLDAAAAEYGASVIGGDIVGSTGGVMVSVSLLGEVEEGLLLRRSGARPGEVLMVTGALGDAAAGLRLLEAGESPAAGEESAVTRHLRPAPRVDEARILARSGQVTAAIDLSDGLAGDAAHIAEESGVGVRLHGERLPVGAACKQVAARLRLNPLPLALRGGEDYELLVAVRPQAAEGLAELLHHETGTALTAVGEVVEAARGVVLIAADGIEATLGGAFDHFGEPSDR